The genome window AGGTCTTGAACCAGACTATAAAATAGTCCCAGAAATTCTCAAGTCAgatgtgtgtaaaaatcataAACAAGCTGGTTTATGATTTCTGAAGCTGGAGGTTTTCGAGCTGTACACAGCTGACAGCATTGTGAGTTACTGCATCCTTCCTGGTTTTcacagagcagctgcagcactTGGCCTCCAGCCCTTCCAAAAGGTCTTTCATTTTTCGGGGAACTAGCGAGAAGAAGACTGGCAGGAATATTTAGTAGTTCAGACCTAGGGATAGGAAGGGGAAGAGAGGCCAGAGAAGTGGAAGGGGTAGACATGAGGCAGAAAGGGATTTCCAGCCTCCGGcatgagagcacacacacagcggcTACGAGCACGCGTCAGGCTCCGGCTCGGGCTAAATTTAGCCCCCAGATGAAAGAAGGAGGCAAGCAGTCGAGCAGAATTTAAATGCAGCCTTTCACAGCACCTGCTAATAAACGTCAGGCCGTCATCAGCTTCCTTTCCACACCCTGTTGGTGTCACCCAGCAACAGCTGCCGTGGAGACTGAGGCGTCCATAGAGTAATGCTTTACAAGAGTGGACAActttaatatatacagtagtatatGTGATTCCTTTATCTAGCTTGAATTATTTCAAACAccacatttttctctttacacAACAATGTAAAACCTTTATGAATGACCATGTGGCATTACACAAAGTGGATAATCATAAAGCTAAAAACTATAGCACACAGCCCGAAGTAAAagcagtgtttctgtgttgtttaaTTTCAGGGTGTGTTGTATGGTGCAGCACTGTCAGACATGCACAGCTCTTTGTGCTTGTCATTCAGTGAAATGCTAAGCCTCAGCATTAAAATAAAGGGAAGCCTCTTTGAATAGAGTGCACTGACAGCAGGTGGGTTATTTATAAGCATTACGGCACACAATTAATACCCATGATGCCCCTGGAACACACCTGTCCAACGTGTTTGCTTGTGCTGCTGTCATTCTGGGACAGGGTTACTCAGCACGTGGTGTCAGAGTATGCAACTAATTTAATAAGAACaatagaaagaaaacaacactgGAGTACTGAACGCATCTAATCTATGGACAATGTCTAGgctaaacaaaagaaacatggAAGACActattatatttaaaaacactgtaccATAGAACTACCCTGCATTTATCCTTTACTCACCCAGGactttttaaacacattgtGGTGGAGCAACTATACAGCAGCACTGCAGGAGGTATGTAATAAATGAGACATCTAATACATTGATGGAGTCCTTGGAGttctttattttaaaggaatagttcaacattttgggaaaaacccTTAtatgctttcttgcagagagttagatgagaagattgataccagtcTCTTATTTAATATACAGCTACAGAGAGcagccagttatcttagcttagcatgaagactggaaacagcgggaaacggctagcctggctctatccaaatgtaacaaaatccggctaccagcacctttaagctcattaattaacacattgtatcctgcttgtttaatctgtacaaaaaccaaagtgtaaaaatgatggGGAGTAATGTGCGGAGTTATGTTTTgtggctgggtgcagtgacttcctggagtctccactggttgcctgataaattgtcttttttacactAGTTTTTGTACATATGAAACAAACATGattacatgttaattagtgagctttatcAGTgatggtggattttgttaccgttggacagagccaggctagctgtttccccctgtttccagtctttatgctaagctaaactttttctttaaaccCAACACAAGCTGTCACATATGCATCATAAACTGGCATTATCTACAACTTGTGGGagaaaacatgcattttataTTCTATAACACTTTTGTATTGTTGGGTATAATTAACATTGCTGCTTTTAGGTGGCCTTAGGGGGGACTTCAGACTTTTCAAATCTTGTTTCTTTCTATTGCCATCTATAACTTACCTCAACTAAATTTGTTGGACTAATATTAATTTACTTAAAGAGTACATCATGTGTCAGCAGATACGATGATTCAGCTAAATCAGTGATCATCAACTATCCACCACACTTCAACTGCTGGGATAAAATATTAGGGCATTCTCTCTACCACAATAATGCAATCCAAACCAGCAGAATTTATCTTAGTGTACTAATCGTTCGACTAAGTTACTTATTATATAAATGAGCATTGAGGTAGTGATTGCATAAAGGAATCAATAATCCAATCAAGCAATCAATTAACCAACCAGCCAATTaatcaataagaaaataaatcacatggCTCATTCACACTTTATTTCATTCCAGTCTGACATCATTTCAATTTAACATCAACATCCATTTCATCTGACCCAGGTCATGTCAGCTTAATCACGTGTCCAGGAAATCTCATAGTACTACAGTCTGAAATGTCTCTGCTCGTGCCAGAAAACGCTGAAATGTAAGAGAACCCCGCTGGCAAAGTTAATACACACTACAACAGCAAAAAGCATACCACAACAGGACAGTTAGTACTCATTTGAATGGCTGTTGCTAATTTAAATGAAGGCCACTGATACGGAGTCTATCCTGCTACAACTGAGCAGCTCATCAGTTAAAAGACAAACACTCCTCCAGGTGACGGAAGCTGCCGTCTCCAGAGACTCTGCttgtaaaatgatcaaagaGAAGCAAGAAATCCGCTCAGTTCTTACCTTCAGTCCCCTGATAGTCCGGCTTTCTCACCACTACACCAAAGTCACAAAGCTCATCAGTCCACTACTGAAGACTTTAAGTGGTTTCCACCCCTTCACAATCTTGAATCTATAGCTTTcttctgccttctctcgtcacaCTGGTCAAAAACAGCCCTTTACAGTAGCTGAATGTCAACTCATGACTCTAAACTAATACCTACACACTGTCTATGTAGGTGGATGCTGCTGTCTCAAATGATCCTCTTTTTGCTTTAAGCCTAAAGGTCTTACCTTTATTGGCCATTTTGGTTGCAGCGCCAGTGTTTCCCCTCACaccctctgtccctctctccatcctgcTGTGCTCCCCTTGTCCCTCTGAGCTGTTTTTGGCCACCCCCTGCTCGCTCAGCAGTCCAAAGGCCTGACAGCCCAAAATAATCTTGTTCGCAGCACCACCCACCACTCTTGAAGACTTCCAAGAGCTTCACACATAAAGAGATGATTCACAACACACGATACTCTCAAAATCACTAGATCTTCTTCCTTAAAGTAAAAGTTCATTCTGACGCAGAATGAATTTATGGTATTCCTTTGAACTCAAGTTATATAGAGTTGTGTCCATATACATGTGCAATCTAACACCTGAAACAGGAGAACCAGGGTTTATGTTCTGTTATGTCAACAAGCCACACTTTTCTGTGCCACCACTACTGATAATAAATAGATGATGGCTTGATTATGAAGTACTAGTCAGAAAATCAGAGAGAAGTGCTATTGTGTTTCACTGTATAATTCACTGTATTTGAATCACTGCAAAAAACTGGAGATGCTGGTAGAGATTAAGACATTATTATGCAGTTTACTGCTGAAACACATGTATTTAGATTACACAAAACCCTTGCATAGTCCAGCAAGTAGGGTTTGgaatcatttgaaatgttttgatatgAGTGCTGATATGATACGTGAGTTTCTCAGCAAGAGTTTCGTGATACTTTACACATTGTTCAACAAAacaccttttttcatttaacaaaaggagcttttcaaatgttaaatgttatctAAACACAATCAGCTGTGCAAGAACTTGCAAGACCCATGATTCAGAAACGGTTTGATCAAAGAAATAGTAAGTGTCGAATCTGACTACACATtcaatgccaaaaaaaaaaaaaaaagctatgaGGTTTGATATGCAGCCCTTAAAACAAGTAATAAAACCAGAAGAAATATGATGCTCCAATGGATGCGTGTGTGCTATTTATTCAGGACACCCTAAACTCTGACATAAGCCTGACCACACATTCATCAATGGTCTGAGGGTTTACTGGCCCCCCACATCCACTAAAATAAAACTGAGCTCTACTCTGACTGAAGGTCCACTTAAAATGCCATCAAGCTGGACAACAGGATGttatctctcgctctctctttctccttttctgtgtCTCACTCACTCCTAAAGTGCCAACAAACTCCCAAAAACCTGCATATAAAGAAactgcacacacgcacgcacacacacacacacacacacacacctgtctgtctttctgtgtgtgagtgtgtcaaaCAGTGATACACTCTGGAATCAGCAGTGATGGCGTGTGAGTCCAAAAAGAGTGCCAGGAATGCTTTCCCCACAATTAGCCAGTCATTCCTGAAATCCCGAGAGAGGGTTACTATGGAGACACAATTAACAGGCAGGACTTCCGGGGGGATGGGGAGTGGGGTCCTGTCTTTGTCTTGAAGGTCCATGCTGAAAGTGAAATctgatattttctttatttacagtattgaTTAACAAGCTCAATGAAAGGATCTCGCTCAgcaacaagacaaagagagatggGAGGGATAGAAGAACGGTGGTCAGAAAAATTAGAACATTTAAAGATACAGATGTGAATCTTGTACCTGCTATATGGGTGCATACTGTCGGGTCCTCTGATAGGTTAAGTGCTGAAAACCAGTGATCGCTGACCAGCTGTTCCTGAGAGTTTAGACCAATGGCAGCTGGCGACGAAAACGCTGGGCCTCTGGGCCGCACTGATGTGAGCAGCGTGACCGAAATGGTTTCCCTGGTGACGGGGGACTCTGGCTCAGGGGTCggtgaggctgctgctgctgccgagAAACAGAAGATGATCACTATCATGATGACATCACCTGACTTGTCGCACATGCTCAGCTTGAGCTCAAACTACTGACAAAAgttattcaattttatttctaaaaccACAGTGTGCCAGTGTTTGAACTGTTGTGCAATTTCTGACCCAAATTTGGGTCTATCATAGCTTTATAGTCTGCTTTTCCAGGTGTGACACAAGCTAGCTGGAAAACATGAACATTGATGATACAGAAAGATCATAAAATGACTCTAGATCCATTTCCGTGTAGAGGCCCATTCACTTGTAGTCATGTCTTGTCATAATGTCTGCCTCTATGCCACATCACATCAAACCctaaataaaagacatttaagATCAGAAGTCAGACTATGTAACCAGCTTCTGGCATGTCGTGGTTTGACACTCATGATCACAAAATTAAGCACAATCCTGCAGCTACATGGACACGTTTGGGAGATATTTGACAAGACCGCTACGTTTAACTATGTTGACACCCAGAACCAATGGCAGCCCATTGAGAGTTGTGTTGGGGCATCGTGAGCATTCACATGTCACACTACACAGAATAAAACAACCTCTTCACACATTCCACCTGTTTCTCACCCTGAAGTATCTGTGAGGCGCTCTGACGCTGGGAAGACGGGGACGGAGAGGGAGGCTGGTCAGTCTGGGTCAGACTGCTTGGAGTCTCATCTCTTTGGATTTCTGCATCTCTCCCCTGAGTTTCTGGGTCCAGATTTTGGTGAGAGGGCTGGATTGTAATAGTCTCAATTTGTCTGTGCTGCTCCCTCCTCACCGCTGCACTTGCCTCcaccctctcctgctctctccttcctgattcttcctcttcttcctctcgaCTAAGGAAGGCTTGAGGGTCCCAGTCTACATCGGGGGAGTACAACATTGTTTCCAGGGTGTCCGTGCGGATCAAAGGAGTGCGACTTCCCCGAGAGCCACCCCTGCGTCGGTCACGGAGGTGTCGCGAGGCCCCCACCGCTTCGGCCTCTGCGATAGCAATGTAAGAGAAAGTCAGCTCGAAGGAGTTCTGACGTGGCGTGCCCCAGATGGACGGGGATGAAGCCAGTCCCTCGTCATCATCTGGACCTCCACCTCCCCCCTCCTCATCGTCAGACCATTCCCTGGCTGTTTGCAGCTCGCACATCTCGGACTCCTCATTTCCGCCTGAATGGAGacgaaaacaaagaaatgtggTCACCCCAAcgcacaaacatacagacactagacagagaaagacaagaacTGATTTCAGAGACTAAATGTAGACAAACAATACACACAAGAGCAATTTACATTACTTAGCAGTTTATTCAGCCATAGAGAGTTCAGTGTCATACAAGGAGAGTGATTTTGCTTTTAATAAATAGATATGTCAGATAAAAGCAGCCAGGTGTGTCATTTGGTGTCTGGGAGAAAAAAGTGTGATATCTAAAGTGAATGAAACCCTCTTTGATAAGTGCATAAACATCTCTCCTTCCAAAATGTAGCTGTGATCAAAATGTACTCCTGTGTTTACCCGTGGATCTTCAGTGCCAGTGTTTTAGAGGTGAGAGAGGTGTTCAGAAGTATTCTTCTAGCGTTAAGTTCAAAAGGAAGGCTTCAAGAAGCAGAAAgctcttatttttttaagtgttgTGTGACAGAATTTCTCAGTGGATAGACAAAGTGTCATATGCTTCGTACCATCGGTGCAAGGAGGCGTTGAGTCTGGAGTGGACGCCACAGAGCCATATTCCTCTGGAAGAAAACAGTCAGCATTTTACATAAATCTGCTAGTAAACATGCTGAAGCAAAAGATTGTCAGAAACCCATTCCCTCCACCATCTCACATTTATCTTAATAGTATGACTCTCAAAACCCTCAACTTAGGTGTATTAACATGAAATGATTAATAGCATAAAAGCCCCATCAAACACTGCAGTATCTTGTTATGAGTCAAGTTATAACAGTGAACTGTGCTTTATGTGTTTGAAGAAGTCACAACCGAACACTCCTCCACTGTATTTCTCATTGAAATGTTGGTAGTTAAGCTAATCAACAAATATTAATCTctatacaaaataacattacatGCCACTAAACACAATACTATGTTTAGATCAATTTCAGTGATTTTAGTTGCATAGGCCAGTGAATGAATTTCCTTACAGAGCTAAACTGGCCTTCACTACATTAGACAGCCAGCATGACATTAGCTAATAAATCAACCTAGGCAGGGCAAAGAATGCAGCATATTCCGTATGAACACATGCAAATAATCATAAACCACTTTAATATAATTGTAGAGGATATCAGGTGAATATTGtgacaaaaagataaaacaaaacacaaatatgaaaGCCCAACAGCAGGAGAAATAACTTGCATTCTTGACACGCCTGTCAAGCCTTCTCGTACACAACCACATAAACATCTGCAAATCATTGGGAGGCTAGAACAACAGAATACTGTAGGGCTCCTTCTGCACTGCATCCATCCATTCAGCCATGTGTTTATTAATGgcaggagcaggagagaggaatGGAAAGTAGGCAGGGAGGGAAGGGGGGCTGAGCTAACACATACGATGCTTACAGCAGTTAGCAAGAATAGATACTGAGCTGGAATATGACGATGGTATAGTGGGATAAACAAATGCAAGaaacacagatgaaaacagcAGAACAAAAGCAACACTCACGGCAGTGGGAGAATCCTAAAACCTGGCCCATACTCCATCAAGGCATTGCTGGGCCCATCCAGTCTGGAAGccccccccctcctctgctGTTGGCACTCACGTCCTGTGGAtatactctctctcttcctcctcctccctctgtttcttgGTCGTCTGTTGAGCagcttcctccctctcctgccTCCCGCTCTGTCACTCAGCAGCCCCGCCCTGCCTGCCTCACTCCACCATCCTCCCCTCtacactctcctctcctcatctcctctcttgCATCGTTATGACTGCAGCGGTAGTCATGTACGCTACAGCAAAAGGTTAGAGAAGCATG of Siniperca chuatsi isolate FFG_IHB_CAS linkage group LG7, ASM2008510v1, whole genome shotgun sequence contains these proteins:
- the rtn2a gene encoding reticulon-2a isoform X1 produces the protein MGQVLGFSHCQEYGSVASTPDSTPPCTDGGNEESEMCELQTAREWSDDEEGGGGGPDDDEGLASSPSIWGTPRQNSFELTFSYIAIAEAEAVGASRHLRDRRRGGSRGSRTPLIRTDTLETMLYSPDVDWDPQAFLSREEEEEESGRREQERVEASAAVRREQHRQIETITIQPSHQNLDPETQGRDAEIQRDETPSSLTQTDQPPSPSPSSQRQSASQILQAAAASPTPEPESPVTRETISVTLLTSVRPRGPAFSSPAAIGLNSQEQLVSDHWFSALNLSEDPTVCTHIAVMDLIYWKDTERTGMVLTGLVVGLLSLFQLSIITVVSTVSLAVMCFTISVRIYYQVLYILSWGDGEHPFKSYLDLDISFSGEEADLYMQKAIVMALSAVDTLKGLFFVGNLFESLKLLVLMYLVTYLGDLCNGLTLFIIGVIALFSLPLFYRQRQEQVDSFIAKIQAHIDNVKDTFQRLAQGGGPPPDPTPGGAKPKTQ